TATCGGCAGCCCCTCGAATGGCGCAGTCCCGGCATCGGCAGTTTTCAGCTATGAGCGAAGCCCCGGTGCCAGTGCCTGCAAGGCTCCCGCTCAGGTGCTCGGGGCCGCTGCCCGCTCAGCGATCACGCGCGCGGTCAGCTTCGTCACCAGCTCCATCTCGGCGTTCTTGCGCGCCTGCAGCAGTGCTCCGCCAACCCGCTCCAATGCACTGGGCTGAAGCTGGCTGAAGCGCGGCGCACTCAGGTCCTGGCGTTGCACTATCCCCTGGCGCCGCCAGCTCAGCCCCGGGATGTCGTGGACATCCTGCTCCAGAGTATCGATGAAGCCGGCGGGAACGGCGGGCCCGACATAGTCGCCTTCGCTGTCCATGCTGGCGGACAAGGCATCGAAGTACTCCGAGGCCGCCTCCCACTCCCGGGCCAGGCCTTCGAAGGCTTCTGGCAGCAGACGGCGTAGCCAGGCTGACCAAAAGGCCTGGTCCGCCACCCAGCGGGCCAGGTTGTCTGCCGTTGCGCTGGCTTCGACGGCCGCGGACACACGCTGCAGCGTTGCGTTGCTCAGGCGTGCCAGTTGGCTGAAGCGCATCTCGCTGGGTTGTGTCGGCAGGCCTAGCTGCGCTCGCAAATGTATGCGTGCGTACAGGGCCATCTCCAGTTCGTCCAGCAAGTAGTCCGGTTCATGCAGGGCGATATCGCTGATATCGTCATCACTGTGCAACGGCGGGGCGGCCTCGCGTTGAGTCTCATCATCGGCATCGAGGGCGCGGCGACGGGCGCGGCGGGCCTGGTAGACCTCGCCGATGCGCGCATCCAGCAGGCATTGGCGATACAGGGCGGTGGCCGTGTCGACGGCGACGGCTTGATCGGATGTACCTGGCGCGGCGCGGGCGGCGCCTTGCCATACCTGGACATCGGTCTCGATCTGCTGGAACAGCAGGCTCGCCTGGTCGACGCACTCGCGGGCGGCATCTTCCAGCAGGTCGATGACTTGCTGGCGCAGCATGGCTCGGCCGAAGGCCTCTGCGCCGGCACTGTCTCCCTCAAGCAGCGTGCGCAGCACGTGGGTCATGCGTCGCTGCATGGCCGCGGGGCTGCGCTGGTAATCCGCGGTATGCGGCAAACGCTCCATCAACTCGTGCAGGCTGTCCCATTGCGAGTCTTGTGCCGTGGTCATCAAGCCTTGGAGCTCGTCGGGCCAGTCGAGCGAGCCTTCGGGTGACATGATGATCCGGAAGCCAGCCCGTTCGAGGGTCTGACGGGCTTCATCGGTGAAGGGGTTGTCGTCGAACGAGTAATCGAATCCCGGCAAGTTGCCGCGTACCGAGCGGGCAAAGAGCGTGTCGTGCAGGTCGGGCGCGTCGGTCAGCATGTTGGCGCTGAGGTCGACCTCACGCAGCGTCGCCTGGTTCATCAGCGTTTGCAGTCCTTCGGGCCAATGGCTGATCCGCGCGTCTTGTAGGTCCAGCGTCAGCAGGTGGTTCCAGCCGCTGACATTGGGGGCCAGGCCCAGTGGGTTGTCGTCGAGATTGAGCATTTCCAGGCGATCGAGCCCCGCCAATGCCGTTCGAGCGGCCTCGTCGAGGGTGATTTCGTTCTGCCCCAGGCTCAGGGTTCGCAGCGCCGGCCAGCGTTGCAAGGCTTGAAAGTGCTCGGCGCCGAGGGTCAAGTCGTTGAGGTCGGCCATGAGCCAGTTCAAGGCGGGCCGTTGCGCGAGCCGCTCCAGCGCCGCGACCGGCAGCCCTTCAATGGCGTCGGTCAGGCTGAGGCGTTGGAGATGGGGGAGTCGGTCGAAGATGGCCAGGTTTTCGTCATTGCCCAGGTCGAAATGGTTTTCCGCAAGATCCAATGTCTGCAGTTCACTCAACTCGCCTAGCGCGTTCGGCAGCCTGTTGAGGGCATTCTGCGCAAGGTCCAGGCCGCGTGTGCCAGGGAATGCCCTGAGAAAGCGGTCCAGCTGGACGGCCTGCGGGTCGACCAATCCATTGATGGTCAGGTGGCGAACATGCGGCAGGACCACCGCAAGCGTAGGCAAGGACCCCGCCTGTTGGGCCTCCAGCACGAGGCTGACATGGTCGATGGTGCCATCGGTGTCGTGGCTTTCCCGTCGCCAGGCGGCGCGTATCCGCCTGGCCAGAGCCCGTCGGCTGGCACGTTGCTGTTGCGGGGCATCCAGCGCCGTACCTTCAACGTCATCGACCCAGCGCTGGAGCGAGGTGTCGAGCTGGCGGTACTCCTCTTGCAGGCGTTCGAGCAAGCGCCTGAACCTGCCGGGCATAGCGCCGGCCTGGTAGCGCAACCGCACGCGCAGCATATCGCGGTCGCCTGCCGCGTTCGCCGGGTACAACTGATCGAACAGGGCGTCATCGCTCAATGGGCCCTGGCCTCGCCCACTGAGGCGGTAGCCGATGCGACGCTCCCCGGGCAGTCGCGAGGGCAGGCGATACATCGGCCGTATCGGCGCCAGCCCCAGATCCAGGGCACTCTGCCGACGGTCGCCAGCGGCCATCTCGAATAGCTTGTCGCGTAGCTCCGCCGGTTGCTGAATCGACATGCCCAGGGCGTTGCGCTCACTGTCGGGCAGCGCGTGCAGCAGGGCATCGTACAGGTCATCGCCAGCGCTCAGTTCGAGGCCGTGCTCGTCGTAGGCCCGATAACGGCCGCCCGAGCGCACGATAACCTTGGTGTTGACGGGCGCCGTCTCGGTGGCGGTGACACGGCCGCCGGCCAGGCTGCCGGCGCGCAGTTCGACGGCGACGCGTCCTGTCCAGCCAGGCAGGCGGCGCAGTGAGGAAAAGGCCAGCAAATCGCGGTCATCGGCATTGCCGCCGCTGTGTTTGAAACGTGCCAGGGCCTTGTTGATCCGCTTCTCGCGCAGGTAGAGGCGTGCGGTTTCGGCCATGGGCAAGGGCAGACGGCCGGTGCGCTGCAGCTGGATGATGTCGCGCGCGCGCGCATTGGCGAAGATTTCCGCCCGGGCTCTGGGGCTCAGGCCTGGGAAGTCTCGTGCCAGGATGCTGGCCAGGGAGGGTTCGTCGACTGTCATGGGACTTGCACCGAAGGTTTCGAACATATCCACCAGCAACGCGGGAAGTGGCTCATGGTCGAGCAGGGCCTTGCGCAGGGCGGCGGCATCGTAGCCGCTGCAGCGCAGTGCCTGTGCCAGGCTGGCCGGGTCCAGGTCGTTGCTCGTCGGGCCCAGCCGTTTCAGTAGGGCCGCTTGATCCCAGGTCAGTGGATTGTCGTGTTCGAGCAGCCAGGTGCCTTGTCCGTTACCGTGGAGCCTGGGTTGATGGCGATGACCCTTGGCGGGTGCCAGCCGCAGGCCGCCCTCCTGGGGGCGCTCCAGTGGCAATGCCAGATCGTCACGCTCAAGCCACGGGCGCCCTTGCCATTGCTGCAGGCCGTCCTGGCCCGCGAGGCGGCCCTGCGGCCATGGCCGGGGACGGGCAAAGGGGGCCAGTTCGCCATGCCACAGGCGCTCCTCGCCCTTGGCGCCTACCTTATGCCAGCCATGCAGGATCCCGGGAGGCTCGTGAAAGCGGGTGGCGGCGCCCATTGCGGCGAACATTGCGAGGTTCTCGAACACCTCGAACAGGTGACTGATGGCGGCCTGTGCATCGCCTTCGTTGGCCGCATGCACGCCTTCGAGGAAGGTATCCACCAGTTGCGCGCCACCGATCACCAGCAGCGCCTCGCCCAGGCCGGGTACGAAGAAGCCCGCGACGTTGAGGACGCTCAGGCCGACACCCAACCACGCCTCGATCCGGGCCAGTTGTGCGGCCGCATCGCGCTGGGCGACGGGGACCGCCAGCTTCGCCGCGTCCAGCAGGCGTAGTTCCACCTCGGTGCGGGCGCGCTCGACGAATGCGTCTTGCCTCCAGGCGGTGAGCGTGAATGACAGGCGTGCGTTTTGGTCCAGCGTTTCTTGCCAGAGGTCGGACGGTGCCGGGAACAGGCGCTTGATCCAGCTGAAGCGCTCACCTCGCTGCAGCACTGGCGTGGATTGCAGGTGCGCATAGGGATAGCGCGGATACAGCGTGGCACGCAGCCGGTTGGCAAAGGCTGGTTGCTCGGCCAGGCCGACATAGCGGCGCAGGAAGAACGTGCGCTCCTGCGCTTGCCACAGCATTTGGGTCAACGCCGTGGCCGCGGCCTGTTGCGAGGCGTACTGGCGCAGCGGGCGCTGCTTGTGGCCTGGCAGATACAGCAGGCAGTCGGCGGACTTGCGCGCAGGATCGAGGTGGATCAGCAGCGGGCCGTTGAGCGCGGTATCGAACAGGGTCAGGAAGCTGCAGTGCAGTTGCGCCCTGGCCGAATCGTTCAGCCCAGAGAGCACTGTCAGTGCCACGGCTGCGCCTCGCTCATCTACGTGCCCGCCGAGCCTGGCCAGGCTCAGTGTGGCGTCGAAGGCAGCGTGGTCCTTTTGCCGCAGCAATTGGCGGAAGGCATCGGTATCGAGGTGGTCGTCCAGGTGATCGCGGTAGCGTTGGCCCAGGTCCAGGTTGCGTACGCCGCTCACGAAGGTGTGGACGTCGAGTTCGGAGGGCTTGGGCGCCAGGACCGAGTCGTAAAGCCGTGGCGTGGCATTGCGGTCGAAATTCTGCAGCGCGGCTTCGAACCAGGACTGAACGCGCCGTTCGTGCCAGATCCGGCCTTGGTCGATGTTGGGCAGGTGAGCGTCCGGGAACCAGCGCCGCAGGGCCTGTTCGAACAGCGGGCGGCAAAAGGTGTCGACGTCCTGGACCGGCTTCAATGCCTTGGCAACGCGCCGAGTAGCGGCGTGGCTGGCGAGAATCTTGCGTTTGAGCGCCTGCCGTTGGCTGGGTGTTGCGCGCGTGAGCCAGGTCGGCATGCGCTTGTGAATGAACGACAGGTGAGTGGAAGGCGGAAATTGGGTCATCGCTGCTGTTTCCTGTTGAAAAGCAGCGAGACTAGGAGGTGGGGCTTGCCCGGGCGGGTTACATGGCTACCACCCGATGGCAGGCGTGGCGGTCAGGGTTGTGGCGCGGTGCTCTTCACCGCGGCGAGTTCGGGATGCGCCACCAGCTTGTCGATATGCAGCTCGTCGTTGTTCATCCAGGTCTCGGTCAGCACGCGGTAATGCTCCATGTCGCGGCAGCGCATGCGCAGGCTGTAGTCGAAATGCCCGCTGATCAGCTGGCACTCGTAGACCTGCGGGCAGGCACGCACGGTGGCCTCGAAGGCCCGCTGCGCCGAGCGCCCGCTCTGGTTGGAGAGGGCCACCAGCACCAGTAGCGATAACCCCGGGGAGACTTGCTGCAGGTCGATGATCGCCCCGTAACCGCGGATCACCCCGCGCCGCTCCAGCTTGCGCACCCGTTCCAGGCAGGGCCTGGGGGTTAGATGCACGAGAGTGGAGAGTTTCTCGTAGGTGATCCTTCCGTGGTGGCGCAGCACGTCGATGATCGCTTCGTCGATGCGATCCAGCGCTGCCGAGGTGGAGCTGATGGCCTTGGTATCCATATACGGCTTGACTTCACTTGAGGCGGTTGGAGAGGAACTGCCGCAGGCGCTCGCTCTGTGGCCGATCGAGGATCTCGGCGCTGCCGCTTTCCTCGACCAAGCCCTGGTGCAGGAACAGCACCTGGCTCGACACCTGGCGGGCGAACCCCATTTCGTGGGTGACCATGAGCATGGTACGTCCTTCCTCGGCGAGCGTCTGTATCACCTTGAGCACTTCGCCGACCAATTCCGGGTCCAGCGCCGAAGTGGGCTCGTCGAACAGGATGATTTCCGGCTCCATGGCCAGCGCCCGGGCGATGGCCACGCGCTGCTGCTGGCCGCCGGAGAGAAACGCCGGATACTGTTCGGCGGCGCGGGCCGGCAGGCCGACCTTGTCCAGGTACTTGCGCGCCCGCTCCTCGGCTTCGCCGGCGCTGATGCCCAGCACCTTGCGCGGCGCCAGGCAGATGTTTTCCAGCACCGTCAGGTGGCTCCACAGGTTGAAGTGCTGGAACACCATGGCCAGGCGTGTGCGCAGGTTCTGCAGTTGGTGTGGTGGCGGGATGCGGGTGCCGGGGTGGATCTCCAGCGTCTGGCCGTCCAGGGTGATGCTGCCGGCATTGGGCTGCTCGAGGAAGTTGATGCAGCGCAGGAAGGTGCTCTTGCCCGAGCCGCTGGCGCCGATCAGGCTGATCACATCGCCCTTGCGCGCCTGCAGCGAGACGCCCTTGAGCACCTGGTGCTCGCCATAGTGCTTGTGCAGGCCCTCGACGCTGAGTTTGATCGCTCCTGCATGGGCGTGTGTACTCGGGGCCTGGGCGAAGGTGGAAAGTGGCAGTGCGGTAGCAGTCATGTTTTCAGCCTCGGGCAGGGTCAAGGAAGCGCATCCAGCGCCGTTCGGCCATGCGGAACAGGCCGACCAGGGCGAAGGACAGCAGCATGTACAGCAGGGCGGCCACGCCGAAGGCCTGGAAGGTCAGGAAGGTCGCGGCGTTGGCGTCGCGGGCGACCTTGAGGATGTCGGCGACGGTGGCGGTGAACGCCAGCGAGGTGGCGTGCAGCATCAGGATCAGCTCATTGCTGTAGGCCGGCAGTGAGCGGCGCAGGGCGGCGGGCAGCACCAGGAACAGGTTGAGCTTCCAGCCGCGCAGGCCATAGGCCTGGGCCGCCTCCAGCTCGCCGGCGGGCAGGTTGCGGATGGCCCCGGCGAAGATCTCCACGGTGTAGGCGCAGGTGTTGAGCACGAACGCCAGCAGGGTACAGTTGAGCGCGTTGCGGAAAAACTGGTCGAGCAGGGCGTGGTCGCGCACCACCTGCAGGCTGTAGAGCCCGGTGTAGCAGATCAGCAGCTGGATATAGAGCGGCGTGCCGCGGAACACGAAGGTGTACAGCTGCACCGGCAGGCGCAGCCAGGCATGACGCGAGGTACGCGCCAGGGCCAGGGGCAGCGACAAGGCGAAGCCCAGCACCATGCTGGCGAGGAACAGCCAGAGGGTCATGGCCAAGCCAGAGAGGCCGGTGCCATCGTTGTAGAGATAGGCCAGGCCGTATTCCTGAAGGAGTTCGATCATCGTGCCAGCTCCTTGATACCGGTGTTGTAGCGCCGCTCGAGATGCTTGAGCAGGCGGTTGGACAAGGTGGTGATGACCAGGTAGACCAAGCCCGCCAGGCACAGGAAGAACAGCATGTCATTGGTGGTCTTGCCGGCGTTCTGCGCGGCCTTGACCAGGTCGGCCAGGCCGATGATCGACACCAGCGCGGTGGACTTGAGCAACACCAGCCAGTTGTTGCCCAGGCCCGGCAGGGCGAAGCGCATCAGCTGCGGGAACAGCACCAGCCGAAACCGCTGCGCCCGGCTCAGGCCATAGGCGGTGGCGGCCTCCAACTGCCCGCTGGGCACGCTGAGGATGGCGCCGCGGAAGTTCTCGGTGAAGTAGGCGCCGTAGATGAAGCCCAGGGTGACTACTCCGGCGCTGAAGGGGTCGATTTCGACGTAGTCCCAGCCCAGCAGCTCGGTCAGGTCGTTGAGCCAGATCTGCATGCTGTAGAAGATCAGCAGGATCAACACCAGATCCGGAACGCTGCGGATCAGCGTGGTGTAAAGGGTGGCCGGAAAGCGCAGCAGCCTGGATCGCGACAGTTTGGCACTGGCACCGATCAGGCCGAGCGCGAGGCTAAGTGCCAGCGACAGCAGGGCCAGCTTGACGGTCATCCAGGTGCCCTGGGCCAGCAGCGGGCCGAAGCCTTGCAGGCCGCTTGTGAGAAAGTCATGCATGGAAGGATCTCGCGGGGAGGCAATCTCGCGGCATGCCCGCTCCCTCCAGGGAGGCGGGCAGCCTGCAGGGTCA
This sequence is a window from Pseudomonas maumuensis. Protein-coding genes within it:
- a CDS encoding NEL-type E3 ubiquitin ligase domain-containing protein, translated to MTQFPPSTHLSFIHKRMPTWLTRATPSQRQALKRKILASHAATRRVAKALKPVQDVDTFCRPLFEQALRRWFPDAHLPNIDQGRIWHERRVQSWFEAALQNFDRNATPRLYDSVLAPKPSELDVHTFVSGVRNLDLGQRYRDHLDDHLDTDAFRQLLRQKDHAAFDATLSLARLGGHVDERGAAVALTVLSGLNDSARAQLHCSFLTLFDTALNGPLLIHLDPARKSADCLLYLPGHKQRPLRQYASQQAAATALTQMLWQAQERTFFLRRYVGLAEQPAFANRLRATLYPRYPYAHLQSTPVLQRGERFSWIKRLFPAPSDLWQETLDQNARLSFTLTAWRQDAFVERARTEVELRLLDAAKLAVPVAQRDAAAQLARIEAWLGVGLSVLNVAGFFVPGLGEALLVIGGAQLVDTFLEGVHAANEGDAQAAISHLFEVFENLAMFAAMGAATRFHEPPGILHGWHKVGAKGEERLWHGELAPFARPRPWPQGRLAGQDGLQQWQGRPWLERDDLALPLERPQEGGLRLAPAKGHRHQPRLHGNGQGTWLLEHDNPLTWDQAALLKRLGPTSNDLDPASLAQALRCSGYDAAALRKALLDHEPLPALLVDMFETFGASPMTVDEPSLASILARDFPGLSPRARAEIFANARARDIIQLQRTGRLPLPMAETARLYLREKRINKALARFKHSGGNADDRDLLAFSSLRRLPGWTGRVAVELRAGSLAGGRVTATETAPVNTKVIVRSGGRYRAYDEHGLELSAGDDLYDALLHALPDSERNALGMSIQQPAELRDKLFEMAAGDRRQSALDLGLAPIRPMYRLPSRLPGERRIGYRLSGRGQGPLSDDALFDQLYPANAAGDRDMLRVRLRYQAGAMPGRFRRLLERLQEEYRQLDTSLQRWVDDVEGTALDAPQQQRASRRALARRIRAAWRRESHDTDGTIDHVSLVLEAQQAGSLPTLAVVLPHVRHLTINGLVDPQAVQLDRFLRAFPGTRGLDLAQNALNRLPNALGELSELQTLDLAENHFDLGNDENLAIFDRLPHLQRLSLTDAIEGLPVAALERLAQRPALNWLMADLNDLTLGAEHFQALQRWPALRTLSLGQNEITLDEAARTALAGLDRLEMLNLDDNPLGLAPNVSGWNHLLTLDLQDARISHWPEGLQTLMNQATLREVDLSANMLTDAPDLHDTLFARSVRGNLPGFDYSFDDNPFTDEARQTLERAGFRIIMSPEGSLDWPDELQGLMTTAQDSQWDSLHELMERLPHTADYQRSPAAMQRRMTHVLRTLLEGDSAGAEAFGRAMLRQQVIDLLEDAARECVDQASLLFQQIETDVQVWQGAARAAPGTSDQAVAVDTATALYRQCLLDARIGEVYQARRARRRALDADDETQREAAPPLHSDDDISDIALHEPDYLLDELEMALYARIHLRAQLGLPTQPSEMRFSQLARLSNATLQRVSAAVEASATADNLARWVADQAFWSAWLRRLLPEAFEGLAREWEAASEYFDALSASMDSEGDYVGPAVPAGFIDTLEQDVHDIPGLSWRRQGIVQRQDLSAPRFSQLQPSALERVGGALLQARKNAEMELVTKLTARVIAERAAAPST
- a CDS encoding ABC transporter permease; translated protein: MHDFLTSGLQGFGPLLAQGTWMTVKLALLSLALSLALGLIGASAKLSRSRLLRFPATLYTTLIRSVPDLVLILLIFYSMQIWLNDLTELLGWDYVEIDPFSAGVVTLGFIYGAYFTENFRGAILSVPSGQLEAATAYGLSRAQRFRLVLFPQLMRFALPGLGNNWLVLLKSTALVSIIGLADLVKAAQNAGKTTNDMLFFLCLAGLVYLVITTLSNRLLKHLERRYNTGIKELAR
- a CDS encoding ABC transporter permease, with translation MIELLQEYGLAYLYNDGTGLSGLAMTLWLFLASMVLGFALSLPLALARTSRHAWLRLPVQLYTFVFRGTPLYIQLLICYTGLYSLQVVRDHALLDQFFRNALNCTLLAFVLNTCAYTVEIFAGAIRNLPAGELEAAQAYGLRGWKLNLFLVLPAALRRSLPAYSNELILMLHATSLAFTATVADILKVARDANAATFLTFQAFGVAALLYMLLSFALVGLFRMAERRWMRFLDPARG
- a CDS encoding Lrp/AsnC family transcriptional regulator translates to MDTKAISSTSAALDRIDEAIIDVLRHHGRITYEKLSTLVHLTPRPCLERVRKLERRGVIRGYGAIIDLQQVSPGLSLLVLVALSNQSGRSAQRAFEATVRACPQVYECQLISGHFDYSLRMRCRDMEHYRVLTETWMNNDELHIDKLVAHPELAAVKSTAPQP
- a CDS encoding ABC transporter ATP-binding protein → MTATALPLSTFAQAPSTHAHAGAIKLSVEGLHKHYGEHQVLKGVSLQARKGDVISLIGASGSGKSTFLRCINFLEQPNAGSITLDGQTLEIHPGTRIPPPHQLQNLRTRLAMVFQHFNLWSHLTVLENICLAPRKVLGISAGEAEERARKYLDKVGLPARAAEQYPAFLSGGQQQRVAIARALAMEPEIILFDEPTSALDPELVGEVLKVIQTLAEEGRTMLMVTHEMGFARQVSSQVLFLHQGLVEESGSAEILDRPQSERLRQFLSNRLK